A section of the Spirochaeta isovalerica genome encodes:
- a CDS encoding sigma-70 family RNA polymerase sigma factor, with amino-acid sequence MNTGVKVMYAVAEKANDPLKTYLNQISRFQLLTFNDEQELFAELVSLKNTLAELAEAEKSADVSQTYLSGRKESCHARIKELKDHMVNSNLRLVVSIAKKYQHKGMSLPDLINEGNIGLILALDRFDYTKGFRFSTYATWWIKQEITKALSEKVRSIRLPVYMNNKIKHFKSVFDHLTQDFGREPTMAELSLFMDIPEEKVCELFTCMNDITSLDSVLESDHKSDLLDFLIDDYSSGFVDDFFRKEMCETLNRELASLPERERRIIEMRFGLRGQEPHTLDTAGKELGITRERVRQIQVKTINKLKNSERIGSFFA; translated from the coding sequence ATGAACACAGGAGTGAAAGTCATGTATGCTGTCGCAGAAAAAGCCAATGATCCTTTAAAAACTTATCTGAACCAGATATCCCGTTTTCAATTACTGACCTTTAATGACGAACAGGAGCTCTTTGCTGAACTGGTAAGCCTGAAGAATACTCTTGCGGAGCTCGCCGAAGCGGAAAAGAGTGCCGATGTCAGTCAGACATATCTATCGGGAAGGAAAGAGTCCTGTCATGCCAGAATTAAAGAGCTTAAAGACCATATGGTGAATTCCAACCTGAGGCTCGTCGTTTCCATAGCCAAAAAATATCAGCACAAAGGGATGTCTCTCCCGGATCTGATTAACGAAGGCAATATAGGATTGATTCTGGCTCTGGACCGCTTTGACTATACAAAGGGATTCCGCTTCTCCACTTACGCCACATGGTGGATCAAACAGGAAATAACCAAAGCTCTGAGCGAAAAGGTCCGTTCTATCCGTCTTCCCGTATACATGAATAATAAGATCAAGCATTTTAAAAGCGTTTTCGATCATCTCACTCAGGATTTCGGACGGGAACCCACTATGGCCGAACTGTCCCTTTTTATGGATATTCCCGAAGAAAAAGTCTGCGAGCTCTTCACCTGCATGAACGATATAACATCATTGGACAGCGTTCTGGAAAGCGACCACAAATCGGACCTGCTGGATTTCCTTATCGATGATTACTCAAGCGGTTTTGTCGACGATTTTTTCCGCAAGGAAATGTGTGAAACCCTCAACAGAGAACTGGCGTCTCTGCCCGAAAGAGAACGGCGCATTATCGAAATGCGCTTCGGCCTGAGAGGACAGGAGCCCCACACTCTGGATACAGCAGGCAAGGAACTGGGTATTACAAGAGAAAGAGTCCGCCAGATTCAGGTCAAAACGATAAATAAGTTAAAAAATTCCGAAAGAATCGGCAGTTTTTTTGCTTAA
- a CDS encoding 3'-5' exonuclease → MPAIERLVNLAGSDPGFYILALHSYMESYLKKEAPIDYTETGYGDFGRNIMKLGDYIGQEYEHFNSDLKCFRAIAREHRITNEVRHEFKDFTSAEATQATFLFLQFCRLCRINEGAALAQLEGTLEHWNERRSRKVEIDELRKLKWDIFRSQRENRKLLEQLEQWQAEKSEYDEMLLQMDVLNSQLALYEKKDSAAAERNKKLRDERFKLKEKLRDKEKQLEKYKSIATYSYNLKRMVAYTRTRLDYERSLIRLTNEQKEVLGRIDLESDYLIRGAAGTGKTFLLLESMRKAIIDRNESLWNDGSFVLLAYTKTLVKYNRYITKIMKLDSRTDDMIGTVDAYLNGLLRETGKGVIDYKIMQELCRRHNDQTLFEDWKQLLCEVEDFLYWNGVTREEYIDLAIDRRGMSVPLSTAKRVLVWEIKEKMEEEMLSSGRLSRGFSRSIIESCAEPGGIDTIFVDEAQDLSPQELRILKKTVRKGVILAGDLGQSLYSIQPPYSRSGLKIQGRTSFLRTNFRSTHSIHDLALRFRSGEDGDESSAFRDGPQPELFTAPETAELYTLLTRRIHFLIDVLEYDPENIFILVANSVMEKKVARMVYESGYDTINIKDDAFDFLNSGQIRISPFHSGKGLDMPVVLLFLPRLFPANEESFNGETSEKMLRNLIYVCMTRAMDMLNVFMKDEPDHPVLVDLQNAFEEVNRLSSKDI, encoded by the coding sequence ATGCCCGCTATCGAACGCCTGGTCAATCTCGCCGGATCGGATCCCGGATTCTACATTCTGGCCCTTCATTCCTATATGGAAAGCTATCTGAAAAAAGAGGCCCCCATCGATTATACCGAAACGGGTTACGGCGATTTCGGGCGGAATATTATGAAGCTCGGCGATTATATCGGACAGGAGTATGAACATTTCAATTCAGATCTCAAATGTTTCAGGGCAATAGCCCGTGAGCATAGAATAACCAATGAAGTCCGTCATGAGTTCAAGGATTTTACATCTGCCGAAGCCACTCAGGCCACCTTTCTTTTTCTTCAGTTCTGCCGGCTCTGCCGGATCAATGAAGGGGCGGCTCTCGCCCAGCTGGAAGGGACGCTGGAACACTGGAACGAACGGCGGTCGCGCAAAGTGGAAATTGATGAGCTCCGGAAGCTCAAATGGGATATTTTCCGTTCCCAGCGGGAAAATCGGAAACTCCTGGAACAACTGGAACAGTGGCAGGCGGAAAAAAGCGAATACGATGAGATGCTCCTGCAGATGGACGTTCTCAACAGTCAGCTGGCTCTCTATGAAAAGAAGGACAGCGCCGCGGCGGAACGGAACAAGAAATTGCGCGACGAGCGGTTCAAACTGAAAGAAAAGCTCCGGGATAAGGAAAAGCAGCTCGAAAAATATAAATCCATCGCTACCTACAGTTACAACCTCAAGCGGATGGTCGCCTATACGAGGACCCGCCTTGATTATGAAAGAAGTCTGATCCGCCTGACCAATGAGCAGAAGGAGGTTCTGGGGCGGATCGACCTGGAAAGCGATTACCTCATACGGGGAGCCGCCGGAACGGGCAAGACTTTTCTCCTTCTGGAATCCATGCGGAAAGCCATTATCGACCGCAACGAATCACTCTGGAATGACGGTTCATTCGTTCTGCTCGCTTATACCAAAACCCTGGTCAAATACAATCGGTATATAACAAAAATCATGAAGCTCGACTCGCGGACCGATGATATGATCGGTACGGTCGATGCTTATCTCAACGGCTTGCTGCGCGAGACGGGAAAAGGGGTGATCGATTACAAAATCATGCAGGAACTCTGCCGCAGGCACAATGACCAGACCCTCTTTGAAGACTGGAAACAGCTTCTCTGCGAGGTGGAGGATTTCCTGTACTGGAACGGAGTGACCCGCGAGGAATATATCGACCTCGCCATTGACAGGCGGGGAATGTCCGTTCCGCTGAGTACAGCGAAGAGGGTCCTTGTCTGGGAGATCAAGGAGAAAATGGAAGAGGAGATGCTTTCATCGGGCCGCCTTTCCCGGGGATTCAGCCGCAGCATTATTGAATCGTGCGCCGAACCCGGGGGAATCGATACGATTTTTGTCGATGAAGCTCAGGATCTCTCACCCCAGGAACTGCGAATCCTCAAGAAAACAGTCCGGAAAGGGGTCATTCTCGCCGGAGATCTGGGGCAGAGCCTGTACAGCATTCAGCCTCCCTACAGTCGGTCGGGGTTGAAAATCCAGGGGCGGACTTCCTTTCTCAGGACGAATTTCAGAAGCACTCATTCCATTCACGATCTGGCTCTGCGCTTCCGCAGCGGCGAGGACGGCGATGAGAGTTCCGCTTTCCGCGACGGCCCCCAGCCGGAGCTCTTTACAGCTCCGGAAACCGCCGAGCTCTATACGCTCCTCACAAGAAGGATTCACTTTCTCATAGATGTTCTGGAATACGACCCGGAAAACATATTCATACTGGTCGCCAATTCGGTCATGGAAAAGAAAGTGGCCCGCATGGTTTATGAGAGCGGGTATGATACGATCAACATCAAGGATGATGCCTTTGATTTCCTCAATTCCGGACAGATCAGGATTTCGCCCTTTCACTCGGGAAAAGGTCTGGATATGCCAGTTGTGCTGCTCTTCCTTCCGCGGCTGTTCCCGGCGAATGAGGAGAGCTTCAACGGCGAAACCAGTGAAAAAATGCTCAGGAACCTTATCTATGTCTGTATGACCAGAGCCATGGATATGCTCAACGTCTTTATGAAGGATGAACCGGACCACCCCGTTCTTGTTGATTTACAAAATGCTTTTGAAGAAGTGAACCGCTTAAGTTCAAAAGATATTTAA